The following coding sequences are from one Beggiatoa alba B18LD window:
- the mobA gene encoding molybdenum cofactor guanylyltransferase MobA translates to MNYKKLINLYSMEESHYQQQITGVILAGGRAVRMGGQDKGLIEINGRKMIEYVIDVLRPQVSTLLINANRHQMEYAHLGECMVVADNYGNYEGPLAGMLSGLHNAQTEYVLFVPCDSPLITPNLAERLYTGLQTAQADISVATSPDGKLQPVFALIKRQLLTALRQFLADGERKIDRWYQSQAMTVVDFADSPDTFLNINTPAEQAAIVERLQAS, encoded by the coding sequence TTGAATTACAAGAAATTAATTAATTTATATTCTATGGAAGAAAGTCATTATCAACAACAAATAACAGGCGTTATTCTTGCGGGTGGTCGTGCTGTACGCATGGGCGGGCAAGATAAAGGCTTGATTGAGATTAATGGGCGTAAAATGATTGAGTATGTTATTGATGTATTGCGCCCGCAGGTTTCTACACTGCTGATTAATGCAAATCGTCATCAGATGGAATATGCACATCTGGGAGAATGCATGGTTGTTGCTGATAATTACGGCAATTATGAAGGACCTTTAGCAGGCATGTTAAGCGGATTACATAATGCACAAACAGAGTATGTATTATTTGTTCCCTGCGACTCGCCCTTAATTACACCAAACCTTGCCGAGCGTTTATATACAGGATTACAAACGGCACAAGCCGACATCAGTGTTGCTACTTCTCCAGATGGGAAATTACAACCCGTTTTCGCGCTAATCAAACGACAATTATTAACGGCATTACGCCAATTTCTGGCAGATGGTGAGCGTAAAATTGACCGTTGGTATCAATCACAAGCCATGACAGTGGTCGACTTTGCAGATAGCCCCGATACTTTTTTAAATATTAATACGCCTGCTGAACAAGCAGCGATTGTTGAACGTTTACAAGCGTCATAA
- the mobB gene encoding molybdopterin-guanine dinucleotide biosynthesis protein B — protein sequence MSLHPLIKVPLVGFAAYSGTGKTTLILKILPLLKAQGLRVGVIKHAHHQFEIDQAGKDSYRIRKEGEVEQLLIASRQRWVLMTETGQTDEPYLHQVLPHLNQETLDLVIVEGFKHEQFPKIELYRPSLNKALIFPNDASIIAIASDAPLPVETTLPRLDLNDATDIVQFIEANIIRCFQASPIDKSL from the coding sequence ATGTCCTTACATCCATTGATTAAAGTCCCTTTAGTGGGGTTCGCCGCTTATAGCGGGACAGGTAAAACCACCCTCATTTTAAAAATTCTCCCTTTATTAAAAGCGCAGGGGTTACGGGTTGGTGTGATTAAACACGCACATCATCAGTTTGAAATCGACCAAGCGGGAAAAGATAGCTATCGCATACGTAAAGAAGGCGAGGTCGAACAATTATTAATTGCCTCTCGTCAACGCTGGGTATTAATGACAGAGACAGGGCAAACTGATGAACCTTATTTACATCAAGTTTTACCGCATTTAAATCAAGAAACATTAGACTTAGTCATTGTTGAAGGGTTTAAACATGAACAATTCCCCAAAATTGAACTGTATCGCCCTAGTTTAAATAAAGCCTTAATTTTTCCTAATGATGCCTCTATTATCGCCATTGCGTCCGACGCGCCCCTGCCTGTTGAAACCACTTTACCACGCTTAGACCTGAATGATGCAACCGACATTGTGCAATTTATTGAGGCAAATATCATTCGTTGTTTTCAAGCCAGCCCTATTGATAAATCGCTATGA
- the moaC gene encoding cyclic pyranopterin monophosphate synthase MoaC, translating into MNSLTHFNAAGEAHMVDVGDKASTQRTAIAEGFITMQAQTLQLIMAGEHKKGDVLGIARLAGIMASKKTSDLIPLCHPLMLSHVSVDLQALPDKQAVYCQATVKTQGQTGVEMEALMAVQIALLTVYDMCKAVDRGMCIERVQLTKKAGGKSGVWEREA; encoded by the coding sequence ATGAACTCACTAACCCATTTTAATGCCGCAGGCGAAGCCCATATGGTTGATGTTGGTGATAAAGCCAGTACACAACGCACCGCTATTGCAGAGGGATTTATTACCATGCAAGCCCAGACCCTGCAATTAATTATGGCGGGAGAGCATAAAAAAGGCGATGTATTAGGAATTGCCCGCCTTGCAGGGATTATGGCAAGTAAAAAAACCAGCGATTTAATTCCTTTATGTCATCCGCTCATGCTCAGTCATGTCAGCGTTGATTTACAAGCACTACCTGATAAACAAGCCGTTTATTGTCAAGCAACGGTGAAAACACAGGGGCAAACAGGGGTAGAGATGGAAGCCTTAATGGCAGTACAAATTGCCCTACTCACTGTTTACGACATGTGTAAAGCGGTTGACCGTGGCATGTGTATCGAGCGGGTACAATTGACAAAGAAGGCGGGCGGAAAATCAGGGGTATGGGAACGAGAGGCTTAA